From a single Lactococcus allomyrinae genomic region:
- a CDS encoding methionyl aminopeptidase, which translates to MITLKSQREIEQMARSSKILADIHIGLREIIKPGIDMWEIEEYVRKVCKDKNVLPLQIGVDEGNYNPFPYATCCCLNDEVAHAFPRHVILKEGDLIKVDMVLGLVEDGSVDVSKLDFDDAESMVKYQEEFRGGVADSCWAYAVGDVSDEVKNLMDVTRECLYLGIEQAKVGNRIGDIGAVIQEYAESRGYGVVRDLVGHGVGPTMHEEPMVPHYGRAGRGLRLREGMVLTIEPMINTGGWEIDHDGERGYVTFDGSLSCQYEHQFVITKDGPVILTSQGEERTY; encoded by the coding sequence TTGATTACATTAAAATCACAACGTGAAATCGAGCAAATGGCGCGCAGTAGCAAAATTTTGGCGGATATCCATATTGGTCTGCGTGAAATCATCAAACCTGGTATCGATATGTGGGAAATTGAAGAGTACGTTCGCAAAGTTTGTAAAGATAAAAATGTCTTACCCCTACAAATTGGTGTAGATGAAGGAAATTACAATCCTTTTCCTTATGCCACTTGTTGCTGTTTAAATGACGAAGTTGCCCATGCTTTCCCACGTCATGTCATCCTCAAAGAAGGAGATTTAATCAAGGTAGATATGGTGCTTGGGTTGGTTGAAGACGGTTCCGTTGATGTCTCAAAGCTTGATTTTGACGATGCGGAGTCTATGGTTAAATATCAAGAAGAATTCCGCGGTGGTGTAGCAGACTCTTGCTGGGCCTACGCTGTCGGTGACGTTTCTGATGAAGTGAAAAATCTCATGGATGTCACTAGAGAATGTTTGTATCTAGGGATTGAGCAAGCTAAGGTTGGCAACCGGATTGGTGATATTGGTGCAGTGATACAAGAATATGCAGAAAGCCGTGGTTATGGTGTTGTGCGTGATTTAGTTGGGCATGGTGTTGGCCCTACAATGCATGAAGAGCCAATGGTACCACACTATGGTAGAGCTGGGCGTGGACTCCGATTGCGTGAAGGTATGGTTTTGACGATTGAGCCAATGATTAATACAGGCGGTTGGGAGATTGACCACGACGGAGAACGAGGATATGTTACCTTCGATGGTAGCTTATCTTGCCAGTATGAACATCAATTTGTTATTACAAAAGATGGACCAGTAATTCTGACAAGTCAAGGAGAAGAAAGAACATACTGA
- a CDS encoding TetR/AcrR family transcriptional regulator, producing the protein MAQRRRGDELKNAIFEATVEILENKGFEEVTFQNVARKAHTTRSVLYRYFEDTFQLIYQAARYHVERDERYEGSVIEQVFNTGALRSDLLAMLSFMRDNSTRFPKNFLPYIFFEQAQGKNFFEGTVGDITENNLIIIERILARAQERGEARENIKQETKLISFKLSRYNIMLTGKAMSDEQIIELVDDVLIPLYMKN; encoded by the coding sequence ATGGCTCAAAGAAGAAGAGGTGATGAACTCAAAAATGCAATTTTTGAGGCAACAGTAGAGATACTTGAAAATAAAGGATTTGAGGAAGTGACTTTTCAAAATGTTGCGCGTAAAGCACATACAACGAGAAGTGTACTTTATCGTTATTTTGAAGACACTTTTCAGTTGATTTATCAAGCAGCACGTTATCATGTTGAGCGAGATGAACGTTATGAAGGTTCAGTTATTGAGCAGGTTTTTAACACAGGTGCTCTGCGTTCAGATTTGCTTGCTATGCTGAGTTTTATGAGAGACAATTCTACTCGCTTTCCTAAAAATTTTTTGCCTTATATTTTCTTTGAGCAGGCTCAGGGTAAAAATTTTTTTGAAGGCACAGTCGGAGATATTACAGAAAATAACCTCATCATCATTGAGCGCATATTAGCACGGGCACAAGAGCGTGGAGAAGCGCGTGAAAATATTAAACAGGAAACCAAACTGATTTCCTTTAAGTTATCACGTTACAATATCATGCTGACAGGGAAAGCGATGAGCGATGAACAAATCATAGAACTTGTTGATGATGTTCTCATCCCTCTCTATATGAAAAACTAA
- a CDS encoding MDR family MFS transporter, whose amino-acid sequence MADKKDKLPKEVTRTAWVLVIGALAPMLDSTMVNIAINKLQTDLNTSLNMIQWAITGYVLALAVAVPVCGYMVNHFNGKKVLQWSIIAFGAFSFLSGQAWNIESFIAFRAVQGLSAGFITLLMTTLLMGVAPKGRFGELVAIISTPIILGPIIGPVLGGFIVQDANWHWLFYVNVPVCIVAVLLNIFFLQDFKPMNPESKLDWFGTILLAGGSIGLIYGIMKGSENAKNFFNSQMLISCSIGVACLIIYAIYNHLRHDETVLPLRFFKVRNFTAANVGIFLAGIASNGPMLLLPLFFQNTKGFTAIDAALMLIPQGIGMFIARPTIGKLIDRIGARPVVLVSLLISLVGTVPFIFVHENTSLIWLGAVLFVRGIGIGGLQMPMMTDIFIGLDKKDIAGASVGQRIIQNVGSSFGSAVISAVVTAVVTSEIAGHMTTKLHQLAAMHTTLTPSVIATAKKSVETAVTLNGYQMGFLVSCIVLVAIAVPALFLSSAKSKARG is encoded by the coding sequence ATGGCAGATAAAAAAGATAAATTGCCAAAAGAAGTCACGCGTACTGCATGGGTTCTTGTGATCGGAGCTCTTGCTCCCATGCTTGATTCAACAATGGTTAATATCGCTATCAATAAGCTACAAACTGACCTTAACACTTCGCTTAATATGATTCAGTGGGCGATTACAGGTTATGTCCTCGCGCTTGCCGTCGCTGTACCAGTCTGTGGCTACATGGTCAATCATTTTAATGGTAAAAAAGTATTACAATGGTCAATCATCGCCTTTGGCGCTTTCAGTTTTCTTTCTGGACAAGCTTGGAACATTGAGAGCTTCATTGCTTTCCGCGCAGTGCAAGGGCTATCCGCTGGATTCATCACACTACTCATGACAACCTTACTCATGGGTGTCGCACCAAAAGGACGATTTGGTGAGCTAGTTGCTATTATTTCGACGCCAATCATTCTTGGTCCTATCATCGGGCCAGTCCTTGGTGGTTTCATCGTACAGGATGCAAATTGGCATTGGCTTTTCTATGTTAATGTTCCTGTTTGTATCGTTGCTGTTTTGCTCAACATTTTCTTTTTACAAGACTTTAAACCGATGAATCCTGAAAGTAAACTGGATTGGTTTGGTACAATTCTTCTTGCTGGTGGCTCAATCGGTCTGATTTACGGGATTATGAAAGGCTCTGAAAACGCAAAAAATTTCTTTAATAGCCAAATGTTGATTTCTTGCAGCATTGGTGTAGCTTGTCTTATCATCTATGCTATTTACAATCATCTGCGGCATGATGAAACAGTGTTGCCCCTGCGCTTCTTCAAAGTCCGCAACTTTACGGCTGCCAATGTCGGCATTTTCCTTGCTGGGATTGCTTCAAACGGTCCTATGCTTCTGCTTCCCCTTTTCTTCCAAAATACAAAAGGCTTTACAGCGATTGATGCTGCGCTTATGCTTATTCCGCAAGGAATCGGGATGTTTATTGCCCGGCCTACAATTGGTAAATTAATCGACCGAATCGGTGCACGTCCTGTTGTTTTAGTCAGTTTATTGATTTCTCTCGTTGGCACTGTACCATTCATTTTTGTTCATGAAAATACAAGTTTGATTTGGCTTGGTGCGGTACTCTTTGTCCGTGGTATTGGTATTGGTGGTTTGCAAATGCCAATGATGACTGATATTTTCATCGGATTGGATAAAAAAGATATTGCAGGTGCTTCTGTCGGTCAACGGATTATTCAAAATGTGGGTTCTAGCTTTGGCTCAGCAGTGATTTCAGCTGTCGTAACAGCTGTCGTGACTTCAGAGATTGCTGGACATATGACGACAAAACTTCATCAATTAGCCGCTATGCATACGACTTTAACACCAAGCGTCATCGCTACGGCTAAAAAATCCGTTGAAACAGCCGTTACCCTAAACGGTTACCAAATGGGATTTTTGGTAAGTTGTATCGTCCTTGTAGCTATTGCAGTCCCTGCCCTCTTTCTATCAAGTGCTAAATCGAAAGCTAGAGGATAG